One window of Nocardioides dongkuii genomic DNA carries:
- the purD gene encoding phosphoribosylamine--glycine ligase yields MKTLVIGSGGREHALARALALDPGVTEVHAAPGNPGTATVATLHEVDPMDGEAVAALALDLEVDLVVVGPEAPLVAGVTDAVTARGIPVFGPTAAAARLEGSKAFAKEVMQAAGVPTARARLCTTLEEVEAALDDLGSPYVVKDDGLAAGKGVVVTEDRAAALEHAGQCGRVVVEEYLDGPEVSLFAITDGRTVYPLQPAQDFKRIGDGDEGPNTGGMGAYTPLPWAPADLVDEVLATVLQPTVDELAKRGTPFAGLLYAGLALTAAGTRVVEFNARFGDPETQPLLSLLDSPLSPLLLGAATGTLDEVPPPSWRSGSAVGVVMASKGYPESASRGDVITGIEDAEALPGVHVIQAGTATEGGRLVTAGGRVLAVVGNGPDLAAARAAAYAGVAVVEFPGAQHRTDIAQAAASA; encoded by the coding sequence GTGAAGACCCTCGTCATCGGCTCCGGCGGCCGCGAACACGCCCTGGCCCGCGCCCTCGCGCTCGACCCGGGCGTCACGGAGGTGCACGCCGCCCCCGGCAACCCGGGGACCGCCACCGTCGCCACCCTGCACGAGGTCGACCCGATGGACGGCGAGGCGGTCGCCGCGCTGGCCCTCGACCTCGAGGTGGACCTGGTCGTCGTCGGCCCGGAGGCGCCGCTGGTCGCCGGCGTCACCGACGCGGTCACGGCGCGCGGGATCCCGGTCTTCGGGCCGACCGCCGCGGCGGCGCGGCTGGAGGGGTCCAAGGCGTTCGCCAAGGAGGTCATGCAGGCGGCCGGCGTGCCGACCGCCCGGGCGCGGCTGTGCACCACCCTCGAGGAGGTCGAGGCCGCGCTCGACGACCTCGGCTCGCCGTACGTGGTCAAGGACGACGGGCTCGCCGCCGGCAAGGGCGTCGTGGTGACCGAGGACCGCGCCGCCGCGCTCGAGCACGCCGGGCAGTGTGGGCGGGTCGTGGTCGAGGAGTACCTCGACGGTCCCGAGGTCTCCCTGTTCGCGATCACCGACGGCCGCACGGTCTACCCGCTGCAGCCGGCGCAGGACTTCAAGCGGATCGGCGACGGCGACGAGGGCCCGAACACCGGCGGGATGGGCGCCTACACGCCGCTGCCCTGGGCCCCCGCGGACCTGGTGGACGAGGTGCTCGCGACGGTGCTGCAGCCGACCGTCGACGAGCTCGCGAAGCGGGGGACGCCGTTCGCCGGGCTCCTGTACGCCGGCCTCGCCCTCACCGCCGCCGGCACCCGGGTCGTGGAGTTCAACGCACGCTTCGGCGACCCCGAGACCCAGCCGCTGCTCTCGCTCCTGGACTCGCCGCTGAGCCCGCTGCTCCTCGGCGCCGCGACCGGCACCCTCGACGAGGTGCCGCCGCCGTCGTGGCGGAGCGGCTCGGCGGTCGGCGTCGTGATGGCGAGCAAGGGCTACCCCGAGAGCGCCAGCCGCGGCGACGTGATCACCGGCATCGAGGACGCCGAGGCGCTCCCCGGCGTGCACGTCATCCAGGCCGGCACCGCCACGGAGGGCGGTCGCCTCGTCACCGCCGGCGGGCGGGTGCTCGCCGTCGTCGGCAACGGGCCCGACCTGGCCGCCGCCCGCGCCGCGGCGTACGCCGGGGTCGCCGTGGTGGAGTTCCCCGGCGCGCAGCACCGCACGGACATCGCGCAGGCGGCGGCGTCCGCCTGA